A genomic stretch from Bordetella sp. N includes:
- a CDS encoding alpha/beta hydrolase: protein MTDIAPRGTLPAHFDFSYVDGLPRQVMDRYCLYVNTPAVTPKPDAPRLLFVPGGYHGAWCYAHYMRYFSERGIACAAIDFQGHGSAAQGADFADVTVAELGRQLIAAHGALPGPSVIVGHSMGALPAALCATARDVAGLVLIAPSPPGNLPGAKSVTPMPAGSICPIPTKTQVRDRFLGVADDVDVASVMDRLTPEGASILNDRYLLRVVVDAARQRAPGICIEAGRDNPERHPVGQDAAVARFLNLEFVHLADAVHCMMYSDRWVASARVIEGWYNKTFN, encoded by the coding sequence ATGACCGATATTGCCCCGCGTGGGACCTTGCCCGCCCATTTCGACTTCTCCTATGTCGATGGCCTGCCGCGACAGGTCATGGATCGCTATTGCCTGTACGTCAACACGCCGGCCGTTACACCCAAGCCTGACGCGCCGCGGCTGTTGTTCGTCCCCGGCGGATATCACGGCGCCTGGTGCTATGCCCATTACATGCGCTATTTCAGCGAGCGGGGCATCGCCTGTGCGGCCATTGATTTCCAAGGACATGGCTCCGCCGCGCAAGGCGCCGATTTCGCGGATGTCACGGTAGCGGAGCTGGGCCGGCAGCTAATCGCCGCGCATGGCGCCTTGCCCGGCCCGTCGGTCATCGTCGGACACAGCATGGGTGCGCTTCCTGCCGCGCTGTGCGCCACGGCTCGGGATGTGGCGGGGCTGGTGCTGATAGCGCCGTCGCCACCCGGCAATCTGCCTGGCGCCAAGTCGGTCACGCCGATGCCGGCTGGCTCGATCTGCCCGATCCCCACGAAAACCCAGGTTCGAGACCGTTTTCTCGGCGTGGCCGATGACGTCGATGTCGCGTCGGTGATGGACCGGTTGACACCCGAAGGCGCCAGCATTCTGAACGACCGGTATCTGCTGCGTGTGGTGGTCGATGCTGCAAGACAGCGCGCGCCAGGCATCTGTATCGAGGCAGGGCGGGACAACCCTGAACGCCATCCCGTTGGACAGGACGCGGCCGTGGCCAGATTCCTGAACCTGGAATTCGTGCATCTGGCTGATGCCGTGCACTGCATGATGTACTCGGATCGATGGGTGGCAAGCGCCCGCGTGATCGAGGGCTGGTACAACAAGACATTCAACTAA
- a CDS encoding LysR family transcriptional regulator: MSLPDISPVQLRYFLLVVDTGSFQAAAAKACRSQPALSLAIRQLEARLGQPLLEQGNRSTLTPYGQYCVPLMRDLLARHDSTLDALERHARSETGTLSLGTITAFATNWLPELVSRYREQYPNVALRLLDDNSINITRMVLAGEVDFGVTAGTSADKGLTFEPLITDAFGLVCRHDHALARKKSLRWEQLEGLTLIGTTAHGGLTDRECAEPVRRCALYASNMISLLSMIERGVGVTVLAKYGLPPWMDQLVFVPLTEPRVERTLGMLCRADRSLSPAAAAMHGLMKDCFAGRLAP; the protein is encoded by the coding sequence ATGTCCTTGCCAGATATCTCGCCCGTGCAACTCCGGTACTTCCTGCTGGTGGTCGATACGGGCAGCTTTCAGGCGGCCGCCGCCAAGGCTTGCCGTTCACAGCCGGCCCTGTCCCTGGCGATCCGCCAGCTGGAAGCACGGCTGGGCCAGCCATTATTGGAGCAAGGCAACCGCTCCACGCTGACGCCTTATGGCCAATACTGTGTGCCCTTGATGCGGGATCTGCTGGCCCGTCACGACAGCACGTTGGACGCGCTGGAGCGGCACGCGCGCAGTGAAACCGGCACCTTGAGCCTGGGCACGATCACGGCTTTCGCCACCAACTGGCTACCCGAATTGGTAAGCCGGTACCGTGAGCAATATCCGAATGTCGCGCTACGTCTTTTGGACGATAACTCGATCAATATCACGCGCATGGTACTGGCTGGCGAAGTGGATTTTGGCGTGACGGCGGGCACCTCCGCCGACAAGGGCCTGACCTTCGAGCCCTTGATCACCGATGCGTTTGGATTGGTGTGCAGGCACGACCATGCCTTGGCGCGCAAGAAGAGTCTGCGTTGGGAGCAACTGGAAGGACTGACGCTTATCGGCACCACCGCGCACGGCGGTTTGACGGACAGGGAATGTGCTGAACCGGTACGGCGATGTGCGCTCTATGCGTCGAACATGATCTCGCTGCTGTCGATGATAGAACGCGGCGTCGGCGTCACCGTACTGGCCAAATACGGTTTACCGCCCTGGATGGATCAACTGGTTTTCGTGCCCTTGACCGAGCCGCGCGTGGAACGCACCCTGGGCATGCTGTGCCGGGCCGACCGCAGCTTATCCCCGGCGGCTGCGGCCATGCATGGCTTGATGAAGGACTGCTTCGCCGGGCGCCTGGCGCCTTGA
- a CDS encoding FecR domain-containing protein produces the protein MSAQDAERLPPDIIKQAAQWMMRAGDSPDAATQAACARWRASDARHELAWQRLQGISQDMNAATGLHVAAATASNTVLRYCDQRTRRNAIKWVMGGIGLGTVGLIGVREGLWGGIEVYRTATGEQRVLTLPDGTVLTMNTDSTIALHYDSQQRRIDLRSGEIVIATAQDPAGRPFSVKTRNGLLTPLGTRFMLRQLTDNQESTRLAVFEGAVRIDPAVGPQPSMVLHAGEQVDFGAGAQSPVTPAQDETVAWTQGMLVGNRMRLDQFLAELGRYRAGFLRCDPEVAGREVTGAFRIDDTDKALEVLASVLGLSLRYRTRYWVTVGRA, from the coding sequence ATGAGCGCGCAAGACGCCGAACGCCTGCCCCCCGACATCATCAAGCAGGCCGCGCAATGGATGATGCGCGCGGGTGACTCCCCCGATGCCGCCACCCAGGCCGCCTGTGCGCGCTGGCGGGCGTCCGACGCTCGCCATGAACTCGCCTGGCAACGCCTGCAAGGCATCAGCCAGGACATGAACGCCGCCACGGGGCTGCACGTCGCCGCCGCCACCGCAAGCAATACCGTCCTGCGCTATTGCGATCAGCGCACGCGCCGTAATGCCATCAAGTGGGTGATGGGCGGGATCGGCCTGGGAACAGTGGGGCTGATCGGTGTGCGTGAGGGGCTGTGGGGCGGAATTGAGGTGTATCGCACCGCGACCGGCGAGCAACGCGTCCTGACCTTGCCTGACGGCACGGTGTTGACGATGAACACCGATTCCACCATCGCGCTGCACTACGACTCGCAACAACGCAGGATCGACCTGCGCAGCGGCGAGATTGTGATCGCCACGGCCCAGGATCCGGCGGGCCGGCCGTTCAGCGTAAAGACCCGAAATGGCCTGCTGACGCCTTTGGGCACGCGCTTCATGTTGCGGCAGTTGACCGATAACCAGGAGTCCACGCGCCTGGCCGTGTTCGAAGGGGCGGTGCGCATCGATCCGGCAGTGGGCCCTCAGCCCAGTATGGTGTTGCACGCGGGGGAGCAGGTGGATTTCGGCGCCGGCGCGCAGTCGCCGGTGACCCCGGCACAAGACGAAACCGTGGCTTGGACGCAGGGCATGCTGGTCGGCAACCGCATGCGTCTGGATCAGTTCCTGGCCGAACTGGGCCGGTACCGCGCTGGATTCCTGCGTTGCGACCCCGAAGTGGCTGGCCGCGAGGTGACGGGGGCTTTTCGGATCGACGACACGGACAAGGCGCTGGAAGTGCTGGCCAGCGTGCTCGGCTTGTCCTTGCGGTACCGCACGCGCTACTGGGTCACCGTGGGGCGAGCGTGA
- a CDS encoding tripartite tricarboxylate transporter substrate binding protein, giving the protein MFNLKRYRAGLAAALTLGLLAAGVGTATLAQAADWPSRTIKVVAPSAAGGGADLIARLVARILEDKLKQGTIVENRAGAGGILGTAYVRNAAPDGYTFLVSTSSTHSANQYLYKELPYDAVKDFEQISLIGTFGSVALVAPNSPFKTLPDLTAYASAHPDKVFFGYYSSSSQVPPELLKAQARLPINGVAYKNVTQIITDLIGGQIDFAFVDYLTAMGPLKGGQLRPLAVTGTERQSAWPDVPTMSTYLPGFSVVGWYGLSAPAGTPKDIIEKVQAALESELNKPDVKARFEGYGVSIKTMDHAQFTQFVKDDRRNWAEWVKVAKIQPQ; this is encoded by the coding sequence ATGTTCAACCTGAAGCGGTATCGTGCCGGCCTGGCCGCCGCATTGACGCTGGGGCTGCTGGCGGCCGGCGTGGGCACCGCGACCCTGGCGCAGGCCGCGGACTGGCCGAGCCGGACGATCAAGGTCGTGGCGCCATCGGCCGCGGGCGGTGGCGCGGATCTGATCGCGCGTCTGGTGGCCCGCATCCTGGAGGACAAGCTGAAGCAAGGCACCATCGTCGAGAACCGCGCTGGTGCCGGCGGGATTCTGGGTACAGCCTATGTGCGTAACGCCGCGCCCGATGGCTACACCTTTCTGGTGTCGACCAGTTCCACGCATTCGGCCAATCAATATCTGTACAAGGAACTTCCCTACGACGCGGTGAAGGATTTTGAGCAGATCAGCTTGATCGGCACCTTCGGATCGGTTGCGCTGGTCGCGCCGAACAGCCCGTTCAAGACGCTGCCCGATCTGACGGCGTATGCGTCCGCGCATCCCGATAAAGTGTTTTTCGGCTATTACAGTTCCTCGTCGCAGGTGCCCCCGGAACTGTTGAAGGCGCAGGCCAGGCTGCCGATCAACGGCGTGGCCTACAAGAACGTCACGCAGATCATCACCGACCTGATCGGCGGGCAGATCGATTTTGCTTTCGTGGATTACCTGACAGCGATGGGACCACTCAAGGGCGGCCAGTTGCGGCCCCTGGCGGTGACGGGTACCGAGCGGCAGAGCGCCTGGCCCGATGTGCCGACGATGTCGACGTATCTGCCCGGCTTCAGCGTGGTCGGCTGGTATGGCCTGTCCGCGCCCGCGGGCACGCCGAAAGACATCATCGAGAAAGTGCAGGCCGCGCTGGAGAGTGAACTGAACAAGCCTGACGTAAAGGCCAGGTTCGAAGGGTATGGCGTGTCCATCAAGACGATGGATCACGCTCAATTCACCCAGTTTGTGAAAGACGACCGGCGCAATTGGGCCGAGTGGGTCAAGGTCGCGAAGATCCAGCCGCAATAA
- a CDS encoding alcohol dehydrogenase catalytic domain-containing protein has product MPRPEPGQLLVRNRMIGLNPVDWKVLDGKLPSWQTGHIPGVDGAGVVAAVGAGIPAEWLGRRVAYHTTLHGHGSFAEYTPVAARALLRLPDAVDDEVAASFPCPALTAWLAIDKVPVKPRQPLLVSGAGGAVGQYLVQFAVARGFTVTVMANARHWDRLRALGASDCIAGPLADKQDWSGDRRFFAVIDTVSGDHATRMAAALRANGHLVCIQDRVPQWPCPPFGLTLSMHEVALGALHVHGDDADWAQLTAAGARMLDDLAQGQLQSEPRVIRDFAELASLLNALKHRDFSGKPLVRVS; this is encoded by the coding sequence ATGCCACGCCCCGAACCCGGGCAGTTGCTGGTGCGCAACCGCATGATCGGCCTCAATCCGGTCGACTGGAAGGTGCTGGACGGCAAACTGCCCTCCTGGCAAACCGGCCATATCCCTGGTGTCGACGGCGCCGGCGTGGTGGCGGCCGTGGGTGCGGGCATTCCTGCTGAATGGCTGGGCCGCCGCGTCGCGTATCACACGACCCTGCACGGCCATGGCAGCTTCGCCGAATACACGCCCGTCGCGGCACGCGCGCTGCTGCGCCTGCCCGACGCGGTCGATGACGAGGTCGCCGCCAGCTTTCCATGTCCCGCGTTGACGGCCTGGCTGGCAATCGACAAAGTGCCCGTCAAGCCGCGCCAGCCCCTGCTGGTGAGTGGCGCGGGCGGCGCGGTCGGGCAATACCTGGTGCAATTTGCCGTCGCTCGCGGCTTCACCGTCACGGTGATGGCCAATGCCCGCCATTGGGACCGACTGCGCGCCCTGGGCGCAAGCGACTGCATTGCCGGCCCCTTGGCCGATAAGCAGGACTGGAGCGGCGACCGCCGTTTCTTCGCCGTCATCGACACCGTCAGCGGCGATCACGCAACGCGCATGGCCGCTGCCCTGCGGGCCAACGGCCACCTCGTCTGCATCCAGGATCGTGTGCCGCAATGGCCTTGCCCGCCATTCGGATTGACGTTGTCCATGCACGAAGTCGCGCTGGGTGCGCTGCATGTCCACGGCGACGACGCCGACTGGGCGCAACTGACTGCCGCGGGCGCAAGGATGCTGGACGATCTGGCACAGGGCCAGCTGCAATCCGAACCCCGCGTCATTCGGGACTTTGCCGAGTTGGCGTCCTTGCTGAATGCGCTGAAGCACCGCGATTTCTCCGGCAAGCCGCTGGTGCGCGTGTCGTGA
- a CDS encoding sigma-70 family RNA polymerase sigma factor, whose product MQSVNYPSSDEFVRLYREHHGWLVQMLRRRLSGNTENAADLAHDTFERVMRAESYTVFAEPRGFLTTIAKRLLIDQSRRRALEQAYLDTLASRSEATEPSPETQALVLEALNAVCQKVEQLPARVRRVFVLAQVEGQPYLEIAQQLGISVAAVQRDIVKAWQHCYAVLYA is encoded by the coding sequence GTGCAATCCGTCAACTATCCGTCCTCTGACGAGTTCGTCAGGCTGTATCGCGAGCATCATGGCTGGCTCGTGCAGATGCTGCGGCGCCGGCTCAGCGGCAATACGGAAAATGCGGCGGATCTGGCGCACGATACCTTCGAGCGCGTCATGCGCGCCGAGTCATACACGGTGTTCGCCGAGCCGCGCGGTTTCCTCACCACGATTGCCAAGCGGCTGCTGATCGATCAGTCGCGCCGCCGCGCCCTCGAACAGGCCTACCTGGATACCTTGGCCAGCCGCAGCGAAGCCACCGAGCCCAGCCCCGAGACGCAGGCGCTGGTGCTCGAAGCCCTGAATGCGGTTTGCCAGAAGGTGGAGCAGCTGCCTGCGCGCGTCCGCCGGGTTTTCGTTCTGGCGCAGGTGGAAGGGCAGCCCTATCTGGAGATCGCGCAGCAACTCGGCATCTCGGTGGCCGCCGTGCAGCGCGATATCGTCAAGGCCTGGCAGCACTGCTACGCCGTGTTGTACGCATGA
- a CDS encoding LysR family transcriptional regulator, with translation MLKNIKALDLNLLKALDALLDERNVTRAAARLGVTQPAMSGMLTRLRAAFGDPLFVRASHGVVPTERALDLVKPLQQILSEVGALIQPPTFDPATAEQTFTIAATDYALRAIAVPFLSALKRQAPRVQIALVPVDDAQISVQLERGEIDLALLTPDSTPPGLHARNLFEEKYVCVMREGHPAAQGRRRLTPTQFCALDHALVSYSGGAFRGVTDNALEKLGKSRRVTLSVKSFLILPEILRASDLVAILPSRLVAGMEGLTVFEPPLDIPGFTKTAAWHERTHRDAAQRWLRELLFENCAVNRRKR, from the coding sequence ATTTTGAAGAATATCAAGGCCCTCGATCTCAACCTGCTCAAGGCCCTGGACGCCCTGCTCGACGAGCGCAACGTCACGCGGGCTGCGGCCCGGCTTGGCGTGACGCAGCCCGCGATGAGCGGAATGCTCACCCGCCTGCGCGCTGCCTTCGGGGATCCCCTGTTCGTCCGCGCTTCGCACGGTGTCGTGCCAACAGAACGCGCGCTGGATCTGGTCAAGCCGCTGCAACAGATATTGAGCGAGGTCGGTGCTCTGATCCAGCCACCCACCTTCGACCCCGCCACCGCGGAACAGACATTCACCATCGCGGCCACGGACTATGCGCTACGTGCCATCGCGGTGCCATTCCTGTCCGCTTTGAAACGGCAGGCCCCGCGTGTGCAAATCGCCCTGGTTCCGGTCGATGACGCGCAGATATCGGTCCAGCTGGAGCGCGGCGAAATCGACCTGGCCTTGCTGACGCCGGACAGCACGCCACCCGGCCTGCACGCGCGCAACCTGTTCGAAGAAAAATACGTGTGCGTCATGCGTGAGGGGCACCCGGCCGCACAGGGCCGCCGGCGCCTGACACCAACCCAGTTCTGTGCGCTGGATCATGCGCTGGTGTCCTACTCGGGTGGAGCGTTCAGGGGCGTGACCGACAATGCATTAGAAAAACTCGGAAAATCGCGGCGGGTCACGCTGTCGGTTAAATCCTTCCTCATCCTGCCCGAGATCCTGCGGGCCAGCGACCTGGTGGCCATCCTGCCCAGCCGGCTGGTGGCGGGCATGGAGGGCCTGACGGTGTTCGAGCCGCCGCTGGATATTCCCGGATTTACGAAGACTGCCGCATGGCACGAACGCACGCATCGCGACGCGGCCCAGCGCTGGCTGCGCGAGTTGCTCTTCGAGAATTGCGCGGTAAATCGACGCAAGCGATGA
- a CDS encoding amidase, producing MNDLHYLSAVELSELIRSKQLSPVELTRSTLERAERLQPALNCFITLCGDEALDAARTAEQEIMAGRYLGPLHGIPYAAKDLVDTAGVRTTYGTLAYKDHIPEQDAVAVARLKRAGAVLFGKTTTPEFGSQCITRSPLFGDTRNAWSAAHSSGGSSGGAAVAVAAGIGPIGIATDGGGSTRIPAAVNGVVGLKQSLGVVPHSQAQDAFGNQTYVTPISRTVMDTVLMLDAMAGAHGCDPWSRARGTPSVAEAGKTGSFAGRRIRYCLAPKGKLVEPSVQLAFQAALDTMAGAGALLEPFEAGDEFDVEPIWRTVNHTVWRSRFGKLVQERPADFSATFIRQIESAEHFSAADYQDAMFSRTRLFRHVENLLENADILVTPTLLRPALPLDQDLFSPFEIAGQRIEGIRSNWFPWTMPFNMTGNPAISLPNGFDAAGLPIGIQFIGSLGQDNALLQLALAFEALTPQHYGRPVA from the coding sequence ATGAACGATCTGCATTACCTGTCCGCCGTCGAGCTGTCCGAGCTGATCCGCAGCAAACAACTATCGCCGGTCGAGCTCACGCGCTCCACGCTTGAACGGGCCGAACGCCTTCAGCCTGCGCTCAATTGCTTTATCACCCTGTGCGGCGATGAAGCGCTTGACGCTGCGCGAACCGCCGAGCAGGAGATCATGGCTGGCCGCTACCTGGGCCCGCTGCACGGCATTCCGTACGCCGCGAAAGACCTGGTGGACACTGCCGGTGTCCGTACCACCTATGGCACCCTCGCCTACAAGGACCACATCCCCGAGCAGGATGCCGTGGCCGTGGCGCGCTTGAAGCGCGCGGGCGCGGTGCTTTTCGGCAAGACCACCACGCCGGAGTTCGGCAGCCAGTGCATTACCCGGTCGCCCTTGTTCGGCGACACGCGCAATGCGTGGAGTGCCGCGCATTCAAGCGGGGGCTCCAGCGGCGGCGCGGCCGTCGCCGTGGCCGCCGGCATCGGGCCCATCGGCATCGCGACCGATGGCGGCGGGTCCACCCGCATCCCGGCTGCCGTCAACGGCGTTGTAGGTCTGAAGCAGAGCCTGGGCGTAGTGCCGCACAGCCAGGCCCAGGACGCTTTCGGCAATCAGACGTATGTCACGCCGATTTCGCGCACGGTGATGGACACGGTTCTGATGTTGGACGCGATGGCGGGCGCGCATGGTTGCGACCCGTGGTCGCGGGCGCGCGGTACGCCGTCCGTCGCGGAGGCCGGCAAGACAGGTTCATTCGCCGGTCGGCGGATCAGATACTGTCTCGCGCCCAAGGGAAAGCTGGTGGAACCCTCAGTCCAACTCGCCTTCCAGGCCGCATTGGACACGATGGCCGGCGCCGGTGCCTTGCTCGAACCCTTCGAGGCAGGCGACGAATTCGACGTGGAACCCATCTGGCGGACCGTCAACCATACCGTGTGGCGCTCCCGCTTCGGCAAGCTGGTGCAGGAGCGTCCCGCCGATTTCAGCGCGACCTTCATCCGGCAGATCGAATCGGCCGAGCACTTCAGCGCCGCCGATTATCAGGACGCCATGTTCAGCCGGACCCGCCTGTTCCGCCATGTCGAAAACCTGCTGGAAAATGCCGACATCCTGGTCACGCCGACCTTGCTGCGCCCTGCCCTGCCTTTGGATCAGGACCTGTTCTCTCCATTCGAGATCGCCGGCCAGCGCATTGAAGGCATACGCAGCAACTGGTTCCCGTGGACCATGCCCTTCAACATGACCGGCAACCCGGCCATCAGCCTGCCCAACGGTTTCGACGCGGCGGGCTTGCCGATAGGCATTCAGTTCATCGGGTCGCTGGGCCAGGACAACGCGCTGCTGCAATTGGCGCTGGCATTCGAAGCGTTGACGCCGCAGCACTATGGGAGACCCGTCGCTTGA
- a CDS encoding TonB-dependent siderophore receptor → MAIRQSSSSLAAPSALKSRPARLRLTLHLALATAAPLAVPATSWAQAATGDVAFAIAPASLDEALGQFGVAAKTTVAVAPALTRGVMTQGVTGRYTVEHGLARLLAGTGLEAVANANGEGYRLRRAPQTSSGMSTFDPVTVEGLADTAVTENSGSYTSRTVTIGKGQQALKDIPQSVTVVTRQRMDDQNANTLDDVLANSTGMTLYKSPMGGNYVFSRGFRVDSYQFDGVNRAFYYPQANSFTSNTVVLDRVEIIRGATGLLQGAGTPSAAVNLVRKRPLAENQVKMSTSVGSWNNYRADIDATGPLNESGSLRARGVASYNDREYFYDEAKSRTGVLYGVLTYDFGPDTTLTGGVSYEELRSTPFFHGLPHYSNGADLGLKRSTSLGQDWARWNGKQTSAFAELAHRFNKDWSLKLTATSTQESNDSKYAFSDGAVNPSTLLGPSLYAGVFDFSTHNKALDLDMDGAFDAFGRKHTLSVGASFNYLTSKNDFALARLNRAVDVWRPDHHVPEPSDDWLRDNAYRGDATIVKMKQTGVYGVGRFSLADPLTLVTGARVSWYENTSRYRDSGGQYSDPYKESGVVTPYGGLIYAFNPQWSGYASFAEIYEPQNALDASGKVLDPIVGKNYEVGVKGELLDGRVNTSVAVFRIDQKNQAQEDLTNACTLGDICYQSSGKVRSQGVDAEISGEVARGWQLFAGYTFNTLKFLDDTEVLNTNFGRTFTPKHILRLWTDYRLPGDLSAFTVGGGVNYQTGSYTETRNVRVSQGSYAIWNARVAYQFNKRWSAALNVNNLFDKKYYQTIGAPGWGSFYGESRNATLTLRGSF, encoded by the coding sequence ATGGCAATACGCCAGTCTTCATCCTCTCTTGCCGCGCCTTCTGCGCTGAAGTCGCGGCCCGCGCGCTTGCGGTTGACCCTGCATCTTGCTTTGGCGACGGCCGCGCCGCTGGCCGTGCCAGCGACGTCGTGGGCGCAGGCCGCCACCGGTGACGTCGCGTTCGCCATCGCGCCCGCGTCCCTGGACGAGGCATTAGGCCAGTTCGGGGTCGCGGCCAAGACCACCGTCGCCGTGGCTCCGGCCCTGACACGTGGGGTGATGACGCAGGGAGTGACGGGCCGCTACACGGTGGAGCATGGGCTGGCGCGACTGTTGGCCGGCACGGGCCTGGAGGCCGTCGCCAATGCCAACGGGGAAGGGTATCGGCTGCGGCGCGCGCCTCAGACTAGCTCCGGCATGTCCACGTTCGACCCGGTCACGGTCGAGGGCCTGGCCGACACCGCCGTCACCGAAAACTCCGGCAGCTATACCAGCCGGACGGTGACCATCGGCAAAGGCCAGCAAGCCTTGAAGGACATCCCGCAGTCGGTCACGGTGGTGACGCGGCAGCGCATGGACGACCAGAACGCCAATACGCTGGACGATGTGCTGGCCAACAGCACGGGCATGACGCTGTACAAGAGCCCGATGGGCGGAAACTACGTGTTCTCGCGTGGCTTTCGCGTTGACAGCTATCAGTTCGACGGCGTCAACCGGGCCTTCTATTACCCGCAGGCCAACAGCTTTACCAGCAACACCGTGGTCCTGGATCGCGTGGAGATCATCCGCGGCGCCACGGGGCTGCTGCAGGGCGCGGGCACGCCCAGCGCGGCGGTCAACCTGGTGCGTAAACGTCCACTCGCCGAGAACCAGGTGAAGATGAGTACCAGCGTGGGCTCCTGGAACAATTACCGCGCGGACATCGATGCCACCGGGCCGTTGAACGAGTCCGGGTCGTTGCGCGCGCGTGGGGTAGCCAGCTACAACGACCGCGAGTATTTCTACGACGAAGCCAAGAGCCGGACCGGGGTTCTGTATGGTGTGCTGACTTACGATTTCGGGCCCGATACGACGCTGACTGGCGGCGTCAGCTATGAAGAACTGCGATCCACGCCGTTTTTTCACGGGCTGCCGCATTACTCCAACGGCGCCGACCTGGGTTTGAAGCGGTCGACTTCCTTGGGGCAGGACTGGGCGCGTTGGAATGGCAAGCAGACGTCGGCGTTCGCGGAACTTGCGCATCGCTTCAACAAGGATTGGTCGCTCAAGCTGACCGCGACGTCCACGCAGGAATCCAACGATTCGAAATACGCTTTCTCCGATGGCGCGGTGAATCCCTCGACGCTGCTGGGGCCGTCCTTGTATGCCGGTGTGTTCGATTTCTCGACGCACAATAAAGCGCTTGACCTGGATATGGACGGCGCCTTCGACGCGTTCGGCCGCAAGCATACGTTGAGCGTCGGCGCCAGCTTTAACTACCTGACCAGCAAGAACGATTTCGCGCTGGCTCGCCTGAACCGCGCCGTTGATGTCTGGCGACCGGATCATCATGTCCCGGAGCCATCGGACGACTGGCTGCGCGATAACGCCTACCGCGGCGACGCCACCATCGTGAAAATGAAGCAGACCGGCGTCTATGGTGTGGGTCGCTTCAGCCTGGCCGATCCCTTGACGCTGGTGACCGGGGCGCGTGTCAGCTGGTACGAAAACACCAGCCGTTATCGCGATTCAGGGGGGCAGTACTCCGATCCGTATAAGGAAAGCGGTGTCGTCACGCCATACGGCGGGTTGATCTACGCTTTCAATCCGCAGTGGTCGGGCTATGCCAGCTTTGCGGAGATTTACGAGCCGCAGAATGCCCTGGATGCATCGGGGAAGGTGCTGGATCCCATCGTGGGCAAGAACTACGAAGTGGGCGTCAAGGGCGAGCTGCTGGACGGCCGGGTCAATACTTCAGTGGCGGTGTTCCGCATCGATCAGAAAAACCAGGCGCAGGAAGACCTGACGAACGCATGCACACTGGGTGATATTTGCTACCAGTCCAGCGGCAAGGTGCGCAGCCAGGGGGTGGATGCCGAAATCAGCGGTGAGGTGGCCAGGGGATGGCAGCTGTTCGCGGGCTACACCTTCAACACGCTGAAGTTCCTGGACGACACTGAAGTGCTGAACACCAACTTCGGCCGCACGTTCACGCCCAAGCACATCTTAAGGCTATGGACCGATTACCGCTTGCCCGGCGATTTGTCCGCCTTTACGGTGGGGGGCGGCGTGAATTATCAGACCGGCAGCTACACGGAAACGCGCAACGTGCGCGTGTCGCAAGGCTCCTACGCGATCTGGAACGCCCGCGTCGCTTACCAGTTCAACAAGCGCTGGTCGGCGGCGCTGAACGTCAACAACCTTTTCGACAAGAAGTACTACCAGACCATCGGCGCGCCGGGCTGGGGCAGCTTCTACGGAGAATCGCGCAACGCAACCCTTACGCTGCGCGGCAGCTTCTAA
- a CDS encoding GntR family transcriptional regulator, with amino-acid sequence MDRLEENFDWRERPRLVEEVARVIRGRIYSGQYAPGRPLRQVELAETLRISRTPLREALRILEQEGLVTADTVRGVNVINAGPRQILDAYQVRQVLDGLAARLAAACSADRAIAELQPVLERQRQTLEPWDIGEYTAANVDFHTRIFELSGNEYVIRQIPTIYMTSQVFRPGAKHERAADAVQEHTAIMQAIADGDAASAERLALTHVQKTIDMVVSWLPVTRKS; translated from the coding sequence ATGGATCGCCTGGAAGAGAATTTTGATTGGCGCGAGCGTCCACGCCTGGTCGAAGAAGTCGCACGTGTGATTCGCGGGCGGATCTACAGCGGCCAGTACGCGCCGGGCCGGCCGCTACGTCAGGTCGAATTGGCGGAGACGCTGCGCATCAGCCGCACGCCGCTGCGCGAAGCGCTGCGCATTCTGGAGCAGGAAGGCCTGGTCACGGCCGACACCGTCCGCGGTGTGAATGTCATCAACGCCGGACCACGTCAGATCCTGGATGCTTATCAGGTGCGCCAGGTGCTCGATGGCCTGGCGGCGCGACTGGCCGCGGCGTGTTCCGCCGACCGCGCCATCGCCGAGCTGCAGCCGGTTCTGGAACGTCAGCGCCAGACCTTGGAACCTTGGGACATCGGCGAATACACCGCTGCCAACGTCGACTTCCACACCCGCATCTTTGAATTGAGCGGCAACGAGTATGTGATCCGCCAGATCCCGACCATCTACATGACGTCGCAGGTTTTTCGTCCTGGGGCAAAGCACGAGCGCGCGGCCGATGCCGTGCAGGAGCATACGGCGATCATGCAGGCCATCGCGGACGGCGATGCCGCTTCCGCTGAACGCCTGGCGCTCACGCATGTGCAGAAGACCATCGACATGGTCGTAAGCTGGCTACCCGTCACGAGGAAATCATGA